The following DNA comes from Nicotiana sylvestris chromosome 10, ASM39365v2, whole genome shotgun sequence.
GAAGAGCAAATGACATCGTTATAGAAAGCTGTCTCAGCTATTGACTCATTCGCTGAATAAACTTCCAAGTAAAGTTAATGAACAAAACAAAAGCAAATTAAACAAAAAACCTAGTAATCTGTCTGAACCAAAGTAAGATCCAAATCATAAGTAAACCAGTAACCCTATTAACAGTAAAATATAGAGAAATCTACACTGTATAGCCGCCCACCAAAATAATAACTGATaaattttttcttatatataatatacatattttatacataattaatatatttttttttgtatatttaattAGGGAATATAATTATTTTAGACGGACTACCCAGAGATGTATTAAAAGACCTAGTAAAATATATTGTCGGTGACAAACGGTTAGGCCCTTCTCGGGGAAAAAACGAAAGAAAAAACAAACAATCAAAGCTGACTCATTAGGCAAAAGGAAAGAAACAGCtgaagtaataataataataataataattcaattaagccaataataattTATGGAATTGATCTCTGATAAATAGAGCCAGATGGTTGTTATTATTTTCAGTTTTGCTGTTGGTATTAAGCTAGTACAGTATAATAACCAAAGTTCACCACTCGAAGCACgtaaaataacaacaacaaccacaacaTACACAATATAATCCTATAAGTAAGTTTGAGAAGGGTAGAAAACACGTAACCTTGCTCCTACTTTGTACAGAAAAGAcgttaaaataaatataattcagtttattgttattactattattattgttgttatttttagtATTTACCTATTTTAACTAATGACAAACAAATCTATATACTAAAAAAAGAATGTGGTATCTAACAAACACAATCCCAAAATTTTCTCTCCCCCTTTCTTTGGTCCACCACTCTTATTTTATCCCTCTCTCCATTCCTCAATCATTTCtcctatttttttctttatataatGCTCTAATCTTCACTTCTTTTCCTTAGGGACAAGCTCAACAAAAGCAAATCCCAATACCATTCTCAGTTCCTCAATTTCACTTCATTCTTGAAACAATGGCATCTTCACTTGATACAAGCAAAGTAATGAAATTAGAGAGATATAATAGCTATATTCGAAGAGTAAATAGCTCTAAACTTATTGCAGCTTCTTCTAAGCTTCTTTTTAGGGTTACTCTTTTAGTAGCTCTTTTGTTAATTTTTTTCTTTACCATAAATTACCATCCTTTAAGTTCAGAAAATACTTCACATCATCATATTCACACCACCACTCATAACCTACTCTCCTCCGCCTTCTACGGTGGCGGCGCCGCTTGGGAAAAACAAGTCCGCCACTCTTCCACTCCTAGACGTGCCAATGGTTTATCCGTATTGGTTACAGGTTAGTAACAAATGTATAGCTTAAAGGATTTCATTTAATTTAGATCAAAGATATATaggtgaaaattttaaaaataattattttatttcgaGGGTCTATGGAAAATAGATTTCTCTGCCCTTACATGGTAGAGGTAAACTATGATGCTCACGCTCTCCGAAAATGTCATCAGCTACGTGTCGGGTCCTCCAAAAATAGTGTATTCTTGGAGAATCCGACACAAGTGCGGTAATATTTTGGAGAGTCTGAGCAACATAGAGGGTAAGACTGCATATATTCTGTCATCCCCAGACTCCCACTTGTCAGAATTAACTGAGTTTGTTGTTATTTATGTATGTTTCGAGTTGAGATTTTCAAATAAAATTGAATTTAGAGATTAAATACTGAATCTGCTTATGTTATGTTGCAGGTGCGGCTGGCTTTGTTGGTTCTCATTGTTCAATGGCATTGAAGAAGCGTGGGGATGGAGTCTTGGGAATAGACAACTTCAACTCATATTACGATCCATCACTGAAACGTGGGCGCCAGAAATTACTGGCGCAACACGAGATCTTTATCGTGGAAGGTGATATAAATGACGCCGAGTTGTTATCCAAACTATTTGACATTGTTCCATTTACACACGTCCTTCACTTGGCCGCGCAGGCGGGTGTAAGGTACGCGATGAAAAATCCACAGTCTTACATTAAGTCGAATATAGCAGGGTTCGTTAACTTGTTGGAGACGGCCAAGTTAGCGAACCCTCAACCCGCGATCGTCTGGGCATCGTCCAGCTCGGTTTACGGGTTAAATACAAATGTACCATTTTCTGAAAATCATCGTACGGATCAACCTGCTAGCCTTTATGCCGCCACAAAAAAAGCTGGTGAAGAAATTGCACATACATATAACCATATTTACGGTCTTTCTTTAACTGCATTAAGGTTTTTTACTGTTTATGGACCATGGGGTAGACCAGACATGGCCTATTTTTTCTTCACTAAGGATATGACACAAGGGAAACCAATAAATGTGTACGTAACACAAGATAATAAAGAGGTGGCGCGTGACTTCACGTACATCGACGACGTCGTTAAAGGGTGTCTCGGGGCACTTGACACGGCGGAGAAGAGCACCGGCAGCGGCGGAAAAAAGAAAGGTCCGGCGCAGTTAAGGGTGTATAATTTGGGTAACACTTCACCTGTGTCGGTGAAGAAATTGGTGACAATTTTGGAAAGTTTATTAAATGTGAAGGCTAAAAAGAATGTGATTAAAATGCCAAGAAATGGGGATGTCCCATTTACACATGCTAATGTTTCTTTGGCTTATAGAGATTTTGGGTATAAGCCAACCACAGATTTGTCAAGTGGATTAAGGAAGTTTGTTAAGTGGTATTTGAGTTATTATGGGATTCAATCAAAGGTAAATAAGGAATTAAACTCCCCTAATGATCACTCCGAAGATTAAATAGTAACTGTGGTATTCAGATCATCTTGCGCTATTTCGCCTGGATATATAATTCTGTAGTCGAATGCTTAGACATATGGAAAGCGAAAAAGATCTTTGTTTTTTTTCACTTATTTAcacttttcttttttccctttttattgaTGTATTTGAATATATTAAagtgtatttttatatttttagaaattaGTTTAGGAATATGATTTTAATATACCAAGTGGGAGAAAGGAAGGCAAGTGTAGATCTGTGAAGTGGGGTTGTAATAAATATTTTAGTAGTCTTTGTTTGTATGTATAGGATTATTAGGAAAAGGAAATATAGGCTGGAATTCTGTACAAAAAATTAGTGCAGATCAGCCTCTCCATCAAATCAACAATTGTAATGAGTTGGAATAGCAATGATGATTAAATCGAGTTTCTCTTCTATGCTTTCTTTTGCtttgtttaattatttatttgattttttattcGTGATCTTTTgaattgtttttatattttaaagATTAAAAAAGgagttttggcttttctttttctcctttaaaTAGCAAGTTGATGGTATGAGATCTTCTAGAAGATGCATTCATTGATTGGAGATAAGTAAAATTCTCCGAAATTCATATTTACATGTGGCTTAAATGGTTCGATTtggccggttattttataaatcATATTAATTTTTTAGTTACTCTATTCTTTATAACTAAAATTAGACCTTTTAAAATCGTTTCAGTCATCTCTGTTTCTCTTCGGTATTAGTACGATTCGGTTTATTTTCGATGTTTTTTCTTTAAAACATCATGAGACTCACTAGTAAAAGTTACAACGCGATAAAATGCATGCTTTGCGCTGGACTTCGGCAAAATTTTTAATgatatttttactgtttaaaaggTGATGAATCAAGTAAACTTGAAACATTTACCAGAATAAATGTGAGATTCATCCCTCTAGTCTACATCGGCATAAAACAAATTAAGCAAAGACAAGAACAATATAAATTAAATGAACTAAAAGATATTAATCTAAATCATATGAGAAAAACTTGGATTGGCTACCCAAGATCATTGGAATaccttactactcaagattgtaGCTAATTTAGTTTCAACAGGATTAGCAAATTAGGCTTGGGAGTTGGGACTTTGGGtgttaattaaggaaaatgacattgtatagccgctcttattttaaaaaatttatgcaTTTTTGTGACGACTAAATGTAAATAATTTATGTAGCAAGCTAAAAATGATATTTTCCCTTTTACTTACCTGTTGACTTGTAGCCATTTCCATAATCCAAAGgcccaagaaaaatattttaatactTTGTTATTTTTTATGAAAGAAATTTTCATATATAATTTTACTCGGTACGGTTCAGTATttcaattatttttataaaataaaaaaacctaCTTAATTTATCGGTATGGTTATATGTTTATATAAAACCCTATGATTTTATCTGAAGAAATCTAATAATCGATACGGCACGATTCGGTTTAGTCAATTTTTAAAAATGCATTGACACCCCTAAATATTCCATTACATCTGCAAATCTCTTGTATAATTTAAATGAcacaatttaatttttttttttcaatgtaATTATTTTTGACATATGATAGAATGTGGGTCAACTTCGTCTTAGAAAACAAGACTTGATTATTTTAAAACTTAAACTACAATTAATTTGAAAATTAGATACTCCGTTAGATTCTACAGATGCTAGTGTAAGAACTTTTAAAAAAATGTGTTAGGAAGTCCCACTTCAAAAGTATATTGTCTCGTATAAGTTAAGACATATAATTCATATTAATTAGAATGTAAAGGTTCATCAAATATTTATAGATCTACCATAATCATAATCATAATGTCGTTGCACAAACATATTAATTTATTAATCTAAATAATTCAATTTGGTCTAATTGAGTAAGACTTAAATAAGCAAAGCAAGAAAACTACTTTAAACCGTATCAACTGCCTATACAAACAAATTAATAGGGCTGGCAAACGggtgggtcgggtcggatatgggtGGGTCAAAATGGATAATTTTAAAAatcggataaattatccgacccgacctgTATTTGAGACATATAAAAACGGGTTtatccggcggataatatggatattcatATTATATATAACTTCTTAAATATGATCACTAGCTTGTGAGAGAATTCCTAGTCTTCCAAACTTGAGGAACTCCAAtatgaggctttacaaatgtaaaagttaaacacatAAGTTATCCATTGTTTATCCATTTGGTTAACCATTTTCTAAGTAGATAATATGGTTCTTTATCCATATTCGACCCGTTTTTTGATGGATAATATGGATggataactgttttctttt
Coding sequences within:
- the LOC104231882 gene encoding UDP-glucuronate 4-epimerase 6-like, which produces MASSLDTSKVMKLERYNSYIRRVNSSKLIAASSKLLFRVTLLVALLLIFFFTINYHPLSSENTSHHHIHTTTHNLLSSAFYGGGAAWEKQVRHSSTPRRANGLSVLVTGAAGFVGSHCSMALKKRGDGVLGIDNFNSYYDPSLKRGRQKLLAQHEIFIVEGDINDAELLSKLFDIVPFTHVLHLAAQAGVRYAMKNPQSYIKSNIAGFVNLLETAKLANPQPAIVWASSSSVYGLNTNVPFSENHRTDQPASLYAATKKAGEEIAHTYNHIYGLSLTALRFFTVYGPWGRPDMAYFFFTKDMTQGKPINVYVTQDNKEVARDFTYIDDVVKGCLGALDTAEKSTGSGGKKKGPAQLRVYNLGNTSPVSVKKLVTILESLLNVKAKKNVIKMPRNGDVPFTHANVSLAYRDFGYKPTTDLSSGLRKFVKWYLSYYGIQSKVNKELNSPNDHSED